The Aspergillus luchuensis IFO 4308 DNA, chromosome 4, nearly complete sequence DNA window GTGGAGTAGATAATGTTTACGGAAAAGAGTAGCTGAGCTGAGGGTGAATATATAGTTTACGACTGAGTTCTTCAACGAAAGTATAGAGATGTAACTTAGTCTGAAAGAGAGTGAAGCTAGTTCTCGAAAGAGTGATGTCTAATGGTTCAAGAAGAACCAAACCCTCAATCGGTTTCTCTCTCAACAAAATTTTACTAACAGAAAGCGCAGGTGGAAACCGCAGTCGTGGCTACCTTTctcgtctctttctttttcccaccAGCCGAGGATCGACCCGTCTGGTCTAGATGTTAGGTGCCAAAAGGTTGACCGGACAAGCGAGAACTCTAATAGGCCCGAAAGATACAATGATGCGTATTTGGAAGAACAGAATCAGTATCAGTTCGGTTTAATGAAGGTAAAGCCCTGCCAGCCTCGGAAAACCGGCAGGTGCAGACAGCGTATTCTCCATGATTTGCTAGTTTCTCTATGGGTATTGCTTGCTTCAGTTGTAACCGCAAAAGCCCATTCAACTGGCTCGAAGACAGTGTTATGTAATGAAGCTTGACGGGTTGGATCAAGATCGATTATGGAACAGTTCATCGTTGTATCCAGGCTGTCAACAGACGCGTTGGGAGTGTGAGATGGGCCCACGAGGAGGCTTTCGCCATCTTCATTGGACCAATAAACAGCAGAACAATGTGCTCACCTTGATTATCTCCTTTAGAGAACCACGGTCGGCCCCATTAGGGCCTGCACAGCATGTAACGTTCTCAAAGTTTCTCCGTTGTGTTAGCCGGTTTGGCCAAACTCTAGAAATGTCCCAGAGGATTTAAGTTTCCCCTGCGCAACTAATACGCATACAGAATGTATTTTCCACTCCACGGATGTGTGACATACTACAATCCCCAGTCTATCAAGGTGCCTATTCGGACCCGATATGCCGAAAATACTCCTGTATCCAGTTTATTCTCCCCTGGGTCAGTTACATGCAGCGGCGTAGGATGGTAGTAAAATGGTCCAAGAATATCCGCGTACACACCATGAAGATATCTTTTGACTATGGATACAAACTGGCGACGCCTTTCAAGAATAAGATAGTACTAAATGCATCACTGCCAGAGAAACAAATATGTTTAATGGTTTCAGAGAAGGAATACCCTTTGAAATGATTGTGTGGAAGTAttagagaaaagaagaaatgatcTTGAGAATTGCttactggatggatggtacAATGCGCACCCACCCCGCATACTCACTAGTGTTTTCCAGGCAGCTACATATAATGAGCAGTACTACAGTGAAATTCGAGCGGGAGATACACTATCCGTAAAATCGTGACGTGTGATATTACCATAGCATCTCAATCGCTTCACGAAACAGCCTGTTAGTCCATCATTGTGGCCTCTCAGCCATAAGGAAACTTCATTGACTGTGCATAGTCTTGAGCAGAATGTTCTATAGTATGAAAATTTCTGACTTTACGTTACACTCCCATCTTACAATTAAAGCATTCCTTTGTCGATTGTCACCCTCCACATTTACCTAGTCAGATGCTACATTATCATGCCACTTTCCATGTAAAGTATGTTACCTAGTGCACGATGTCTGATCCACGGTACAGGGGCTGAGTTGAAGGCTCATGTTCTGCAGCCTTAGTACGCGTAAAAATGACGATGACATGATTATGGAGTATTATGCAAGGCTTATCATCAAGTCACAAACCTACTcttatatgatatatttaatcaaTGCCTGGGAACTTACACGTACAGATGCGTCCACAGTTGCGACACTCATTTGTTGTATATCTTGCATTTTGTGTATATTTAGTTGTGATTAGCTGCGGCGACGACCTTCCTACGCCGTGGCCTGCGTTGCTTCATGTTTTACTGCGAGTTTTGAGGGTATTTCAGGCGTTCGGGGCCATATTCTTTGCTTCAAACGGTGAAGCACCTGCATAGCTAGCATCTTACTCAGCGGGCTCGATCAGGTATAAGAAtatgaattgaattgaattgaatgCGTCATCTTAGGTGATACTGATGAAGAAAGCTGAATCAGACAAGCATTTTTCTATATACCTAATTCACGACCAGGTACATAATACCCTCACAACCCAACAAACAACGTGGATGATATATACCATCCTGTTATCATATTATATCGATGTACTCATCCAGAACATATCACGTCATTGTAGAAGGGTGGGATAACCATAATATTGTACTTAAATGTAAGAAGCAAGTTCGCATCCAACCTGCCCAAATTACGCGGCATCCAAACGTCGCATATGCCTTGTTTGATGCCACCTTAGCAAAATCATATTTCCCGTCTGACGAAGTGGTTTCCAGGAGCAAGCTATGCACCCATAGTGGTATGAAAGGTCCCTGAGATCATCAAGGGTGTGCCTAAAGATTCTCCAGGCGTACCTTAACTTCAGGGCTTGAGCAGGGGACTTCCTCAGTTCCTTTCCAAGCACCTCCGGCCTTAAAATGCGGGCGTGGGCTGCTGAATTCTCGTGATCCTCATCCACTCGGGACGATGCATCTCAACTCAATCTGGACTACAATGGTGAATCATCTGGCATGCCGTCAGAGATGGTACAAGACTGAACAACAAAAGCCTGAAATCAGACCCGGGCTGTTGTCACTGCGCGTGCGTTGCAGCGCAATAAGCTTGGGTGATTGTATCTTCCAGTTGCacgcaaagaaagaaagcacTGACACTGACGATAAATGGATCCTTGTTTCCAGAAGATCATTGCAGAGTAGAATGATAGCGAACGTTTATGGCGGACGTCAAAAATACGTATTCTCTTAATGTCATGCGCCAGGCAAGACCTGTTTGTGCTATGAAGTCTTCGCTCACGCCCGCCAACAGTAGCCCCGAACATGTTTCCCTCTGGCAAGAACAGTTccatattttatatatctcgTCGCACGGCAATCTCAGCTGAGCCTTCCGTGGAAGTTCTTCTCGCGTCATGACATAATATCGACCTGTGAACTGACACGCCATACTTAAAAATAGTTGGGCAAACTTCGTTATCAGCAGCCTCACTGAGATGGAATTGATAAGACACAAAAATAATTTTGACTTGCTGCCACGGAGGAGAAATCTACTTGGAAATATTCAGTCAACCTACAAATGAAGGACTGCGCAGAGCTGTGTCCATGCAACATCTCGGTCTTCGATATTCGCACGAAGACGCGGCTTCCATTACGATGGCCCAGTCTGGCTGAGCATATGGGTTTTTACAAGGATCTGAAAGCTCGTGGTTGAGGAGAACCATGTCTCTAGAGCATGATAATGTGAACTATCGAGAACGCGTTCGTCGTGCGCCTCAAGTTTAATGTTTGTCCGGGTCTTCAAGACTGTACTTCTGCCAGGTTCACATATACATGCGCTGGGATTGCGGAAGAGTGTACTATGTTCTTGAAGTATGCTTTCCCTGCGTCTTCAACCGAATAATTATGAAACAAGGTGGCAATAAACTACGGCATTATCCAATTACAAAACCATGCATGATGCTTGCTGCGCCGCGGACGTTGGCACATGCACAGAATAAGGCACAACAGGGGCCAGACTGGAATGTCCTAATGGCCATGACCTGTCAATGCCCTGACGCAGCCCCTTCAATAGAAAAACACTGAAAAAGATGCAATCTTTATTCTGGTAGCTTCAAGAACATAAATACAAAGTGAGCGAGCTCCGGAGAAATATTCCGGCTTTGTACAGCCACTGTTGCTATTCTTCCATGTGGTATATTCAACCGATGGACTCCTATGGCTGCCGGTGACGATATCACTACGCTTATAGTCTCTGGCAGGAACCGAAGCGGCCAAATTAGTTGACGAGTCAGTATGTCGTCAAAGTCTATATTAAGCCTGTGAATCATAATGATCCGTGGATAGAAGGAATTATCTGTGGGTTGAAGAACTATATCATCTATTCTCAGTTGCTATTGTTCTGGTTGCCGAGTATACCTTCTACAAGTTTCAACATTCTGTTCGACATTCATCATCTGAACACTTCGacctatatactatactagcaAGTTTATTACTTCATACTACAACTACACAACCACCATATCATCGGATACTCCACGGGAAACCATACAACGCTACTAAATTTCCGCCTGAAACACCTCAGACGCTGAATTCCCTAGAGAGCTCCTTCGTACAGGAAATTCTACTCTTCATCCACACCTACTCAACCAAACATCATTATCCATCTTGAAAATCTGCAAGATGTCTCCTACCCTTTCATACAACAGTTTCCGCCACTCCTTCAAGTCCTTGGATCGCATAATCCACCCCCGCAAGGGCAAAGATAAGGGCAAAACCAGAGCCCAGCACAATATATCATCAGCCCTAGAACGACTTTTCGCCAAcactgaagaggatgacaATGAAGAGTTATCTATCATTCAAATCACGGAGTCTACTTCTCAACTTCAGATCGAAGAACAAGATCCAGCCCTCAATACCCTCCTCCATACACTCTCCGTTACCAGAACTACCAGCACATCCGACAGCTctactcttcttccacttcttgCTTCTGCCCTCAAGACTCTATCGACCTACACCCAGAACCACAAAGTCAACACTCTTCCAATCTATACCTCCCTCTTGCGTCATCTTGACACCTATATCAGCTATCTCATTTGGGATCATGAGATTCTTCTCACCGATGCAGAGATTATCTTTACTGCCTCCACGAGCCCAACTTCCGACCACCGACACAACATCATTCTCCAGCTGGAAGCTGTCTATGTCTCAAACTACGAGACATGCAAGACGCTAATGAATCGTCTCAATCAACTAGTTGATATAGAGATGATTGAACGTGCGGACTGGAT harbors:
- a CDS encoding uncharacterized protein (antiSMASH:Cluster_4.6) yields the protein MSPTLSYNSFRHSFKSLDRIIHPRKGKDKGKTRAQHNISSALERLFANTEEDDNEELSIIQITESTSQLQIEEQDPALNTLLHTLSVTRTTSTSDSSTLLPLLASALKTLSTYTQNHKVNTLPIYTSLLRHLDTYISYLIWDHEILLTDAEIIFTASTSPTSDHRHNIILQLEAVYVSNYETCKTLMNRLNQLVDIEMIERADWIFPRQTGWVEVRREVIRLEKTLKEIRWAGRLRDVDYVDY